The genomic region TGTTCCCAGCCCTCCTGCCAAAATAAATATATAATTTGAAAAACACTTATTTAGTTGAATTTCGTCATTCACATTGTCTGAAAATCGGATATCATGCAAACCTAAAATATAAATATCAACAATTTTTCCGAAATCATCAACCAGTGGAATTTCCCTTTTGCCGACCCTATGAGCAAGATCGAATAACTGATTTGCTGAAGAGTTAAAACTTCCTATAACAGGATTAACATTCATCCATTTTTCAGAAAAATCATTTAGTGATGCCCCTCTCAAAAGAGCTCTTCGAATATCACTATCAGTTAGAATTCCCAATAGTTTTGAATCTGCAGCAGATGAAATACAGACAATAAGTAGTCCGGATTTTGTCAATGATGCAAGACAATCCATTAATGTTGACCTACTTGACAACACGGCTTCGTTAAAGTTTGGTGAAAATTTGTTCATTTTTCAATACCAATGGTAAACATCATATCTTATACACCTTGAATATAGAAAATATTCCTAAACATTATAACTAGACATTCATTAATGATATCGAATTAAAAGTTAGTTTTCAACTAGTTCTTCAAAATTATTTAAATTTATATAAAAATTGCTAAATTTTACCATATCAACAAATTAAGCAATAAATTATTTATCACATAATTCTCTTTCAATAATATTCAGAATTTTCTCCTTAGCATAAATGCTCTGCACAATATATTTATCGACTAAAATATCTGATAATTGAAGTTTACTTATAAATTGAATTAAATCATCCTTAACATAATTTTTTATTTTAAATTCGATATCTTCGCTATGAAAATGGGTATTTAAATCTGAGTTACCTGATAGATTTATAAATCCAATTTTTTTTCCCAACGCAAGAGATTCAACTGCTGCAGTAGAAAATGAAGTTAATACAATTTTCGCCGAGGATATTGCTTCATATACATTCATAGAATTACGATCTATATAACAAATATTTTCGGAAATTAAATTATACTTTTTTAAAGTATCCAGTTCATTATTATATTTTGGAAAATATGCAATCTTAAGATTCTTATATTCTGAAGCGATTAAATTAAAAGCTTTTATATTTTCTGTTTCATTTTTTTTATAGCTAAAATAATGACTCATATTTTCATCAAAAGAAGATGAGTCTATAAAGGATCCAACATATATAATATCAAATGAGAATTTACTTTCAAATTTATTTTTTAAAAATTCAGACAATCTTAATGAACCTAGTTCAATAATTTCATTAAACAAGCAACCTCCATAAATTCTTAAATTACAAGTCGATTTCGAGGTTAATGAAAAATAAATATCAGCATATGAATAATTCGCATCACTTTCGATAGTTCTAATTCCATTCTGAATGGTTAGCAATTTAGCGCCACTTACTTTTGACTTTATAAACGGAAACCCATTATCATTTCCAGATAAAATAACTTTTGGCTGAAATTTATATTTAATATACTTCCCAGAATATGTATTAAATACAAGTAACATATTTAATATATCAAAATTAATATGCAATTCTTTTTTAATTTTTTTAATATAAAAATTTGACTTTATAAACATGATAATTATTTTAAAAAAATCTCTACATAAAAACTTACTTAATGTCGTAATATTTAGTGATTTAAATTTATTCTTTCTAATTTCACTGTCAGAGAAATAATAAAAGCTTTTCAAGCTTCCTTCGTACCATTCATCAATTAGTACATCATAATTATTTTTTCGATCATAACTAACTAATGACAAGAAACTCCCATGAAACACTCTAAGAATAAAGTAAATAGTAAATGGAATCCTTACAAATTTCATTCCCTTAGATAATTTATATTCATGCTCAGTAATAAGAATTTTTTTTATAAATAAAAAAATAATTTTTTTTTCTACACCAAGATTTTTATATATAAAATTTGCATATGCACTTATTGTATTAATATTTTCTAAATCATTAAGTATATTAATATTTTTTCTAATTACATGTGAGTATTCCTCAGGAACAGTAAAATCACATAGTTTTAAATTCATAAATTCCTTAAAATTAAATTTTTACAAAAGAATTCAAATCAATAACTTTATCCGCAGATCTAAGAATTCCCTGACGATGAGATACTATTATGATTGTAGTTTTCTCTTTCAACTTTTCAACTGTAGTTACAATTTCTGACTCTATTTTCTCATCTAAATTAGCAGTTGCTTCATCTAGAAGCAATATGTGTGGATTATTTAGGAGTGCCCTTGCCAAACAAATTCTTTGCTTTTGCCCTGCTGATAAACCCGTTTGATCCTCAGATATATAATAATCTAAAGTACACTTCTCTACTAATTCTTTCAAACTAGATGCTTCTACGGCTAACATTATATCCTTATCATTCACTTCCCTTTTAATTCCATATAATAAATTTTCCTTAATTGTTCCTTTTACTAAGAATGGTTCAGCTCCTACATAACCTACTCTTACCTTCATATTTTGAAAAAATAAGTAAGGATTCGTATTTGAAATAAAAATACTTCCCTTTGTTGGTTTTAAAATTCCGAGTAAAAGCATTAAAAGAGTGCTTTTACCAGATCCGCTTGATCCTATTATTCCAACACATTCACCAGGCTTTATACTGAAATCAATATTTTCTAAAATCGTACTATTCGTTTCAGGATAAGTAAATGAAACTTCATTGAAGTGGATAGAAGGAATATCACTTAATTCAGAATAATTGCAATTTGTTTTATTAGTTTCACTAGGAGCACTTAACTTTATTTTTTTTTCGTTGCCAAAGAAAGATAAATTTTTTAATATTCTTTCTAAATTTTCATGATCTTCTTCAGCTATATTTTTGAAAAATTTAATTGCCGTCATTGCCTGAGAAGAATATGTGTTAATAACACCATAATAGTTTATTAATGAAGATAAGCTTTGGATAAAACGAACCAATAAATAAATAAATGAAACTAATACTAAAGGTGATGTTTTCCATTGCACTATACTAAAATATATAGTAGAAACAAGTAATATAATTCCTAAAAATGAAGGAATTGTTGTATTTAAAACATTCAATATTGATGCTTTTATGGATTTTGATGAATATCTTAATATATTTTTAATAAGAGAATTATATTCAATATATGCGCTTTTCATAATATTAATAAATAATAAATTACGAGAAATTCTCTGAATTCCTTGATTTAACTTCAGCTGTTCAATTGGAATTAGATCTGCAATTGTTCTAACTAATTTATTAACTTTTAAACAAATTAATCCGATAATTGACAAACAGAGCATACAAAAAATAGTTTCTTTCCACGATGTAAGAAACAATAATATCACAAGAAACAAACATTGAATAGACATAGACAGCAAATATATAAAGCTAGAAATAAATAAATTAGTTTTAGGAAATATCTCAGACAACCTATAATTCATTTCTGACACATCATTACTAGTTTTTGATTTATTGTATAAAAAATCAGAAATTGAATATATCCTTAATCTAGAACTGCAATATTCATTTATAAAATTGTTACTATGATTGACAATAACCTGAAAAATAAAGCGTAATATACCCACACATATTAGCATCAATATTGCTTGATAAATGTCAATATTTCTTAGAGAATAATTTAAAATCTTTGGAGAAGAATCTATTATACCTAAATTTATTAAAAATAACTGCAAAAATAGCGCAACAAATAATTCTATAACGGCTAAAAATAATGAGAAGAAAAAATTTATTGCAAGCCAAAATAGAGATCGAAATCCAATAAATCGAATCAACAATTTAATATTCTTTTTTATAGTCAAATTCATATGTTTATATCACCAATGATTTTTTTACAGCTTTTCAATTTATCGTTAAAAATTATATCATTTATTGTATCTATCCACTCTTTATCCCAAGTTAAAGAGCTCCTTCCAAATTGCTCAATAAAAATTTTAACTGCATATTGTACCTTTTCAGAATACCACCAATCTTCTAAGTAGTCAAAAACTTCATTAATTTTGCTAGCAGCTGATTCTGGATTTGAATGAAAAATTCCAGCTTCATGAAGCAATTTAAAATAACTTTCTGAATATTTTGAAATTACCCAATGATCACAATTCCAAAAAATAATTGTTGGCTTATTTAAGGAAAGACTTTGAATGAATGTCGTATTCATATTATCACTTATAAATAGACGACATTCTGCAAGTTTTTCTTTGAAATCTTCAGGATTGTTATTCCTTATTATATTAATTTTTTTTAATTTATCGCATAACCTTTGCTGAATATCCCAAACAGAGTCTTCTGGAAATAGTCTAATAATTAATTTATTTCTAACTTTGTGATCTAGACTTTTTGCAAATCTAATTTGCCAATTCAAATATTCCAAAAACTGATCACCGATTGGTGCTGAATAATAATTAGAATGATAATTTTGAATAAGAGTCCCTGTTAAAATTACACTATCAGTCATTTTTTTATTTTTAAATTTATTTATTAATATTGGACTAGGCAATGGAATGGTTTTATATAGGCAATTTTTCCATCCCCATGTTATATAATAGTTGTTTATTTTTAACTCAAACTCTTCAGAATTATTGTTTAATCTATTTCCGTAACCACCACCATGCTGAATTCCAATTGTCATTGCACCATTTTCTGCACAATATGCAAACCATAGTGCAAAATGACTATTAGTATATAAAACTGTATCTTGTAGTATGTACTTTGGAACTCTATTTCCATAAAATTTTATTGAGTCTAAAAGCATTGAATCTAATTGTTCTAAATATTGCATAGGTAAATTATTTTCTAAACTCTTGATTAGAATTCTATAAAATTCATCATCAGAGTCAACTTCACTATAAGAACTTCTAAGACTTTTATTAATTAAAAATTTTTTATTACTTGAAAATTTTTTACACCTATTAATCCCAATTTTTAATTTTGACTTAATAACCAATTTTATCTGCTGAGATATCGTCAATTGATTCGAAAAAAGTTTTACATCTGAGTTGTAGCATAAAATAGATATAAATTTCCAGATATAGTTTTTTATTTTATTAACAACAAAATTATTTTCGGATATTTTATTATTAAAGTTATTAATTTTTTTTATATCTATTATTTTTATTTCATCTAAATTTCTTATTATTTGCGAGGAAACTTGCAAATTCCATTCTTCGGACTTCATAATGTTTAAGTATTCAGAAATATCATAAATAGTAATATATGAATTTTCATCTAACAAATAAGTACTTAATTTTTCATTATATAATTCAATAGCTTTTTTAATATGAATATATTTGTCATAAAAATTAGTAATATAATATATTAGAAATGGAGTTAAAATTGTTCGCCAAAATTTATCTGAATAATTTTTATTAGTAAAATTATTTATTTTTATTTTTAAATGGGAAATCACTTCATCTTGCAGCTTGTTTAAATAATTTACGCGACTTTGATTATTTTCATAATCATTCCATATATTTTCAACTGTTTCTGTATCTAGGTTTTTCCACATTTCCTTTCGTTTATATAGCTTACATGATTCAGACATAAAAATGATCTTCTGCTCTTTATCCCAAAAATCTTCATTTGAAGTATAAACTAAAAACATATAAACCTCTTTAAAAACAATTGTATTTTATTATTGTACATAATTTTTTATTTAAAATTACTTTAAAAATTATAAAAATACTTCCTTAATTTTATCATTATCAGTTTGAGATCGGATTTACAATCATCTTTATAAAGACTCTAAATGAAAATAATATAAGATAAAAACACCTAAATATTCTTGGAAACATAAAAACTGACATTAATAGATTTTCATATCCTTTATAAAATTTCCCTACCTCCACATAGTTTTTTGATTTTACATAATAAACTACTGCAAGTCTTTGCCTATATTTAATTCTATTTATTAGATTCTTTTTTATATTTTTGTAATAATGCTCATTCAATA from Fluviispira vulneris harbors:
- a CDS encoding ABC transporter ATP-binding protein; protein product: MTIKKNIKLLIRFIGFRSLFWLAINFFFSLFLAVIELFVALFLQLFLINLGIIDSSPKILNYSLRNIDIYQAILMLICVGILRFIFQVIVNHSNNFINEYCSSRLRIYSISDFLYNKSKTSNDVSEMNYRLSEIFPKTNLFISSFIYLLSMSIQCLFLVILLFLTSWKETIFCMLCLSIIGLICLKVNKLVRTIADLIPIEQLKLNQGIQRISRNLLFINIMKSAYIEYNSLIKNILRYSSKSIKASILNVLNTTIPSFLGIILLVSTIYFSIVQWKTSPLVLVSFIYLLVRFIQSLSSLINYYGVINTYSSQAMTAIKFFKNIAEEDHENLERILKNLSFFGNEKKIKLSAPSETNKTNCNYSELSDIPSIHFNEVSFTYPETNSTILENIDFSIKPGECVGIIGSSGSGKSTLLMLLLGILKPTKGSIFISNTNPYLFFQNMKVRVGYVGAEPFLVKGTIKENLLYGIKREVNDKDIMLAVEASSLKELVEKCTLDYYISEDQTGLSAGQKQRICLARALLNNPHILLLDEATANLDEKIESEIVTTVEKLKEKTTIIIVSHRQGILRSADKVIDLNSFVKI
- a CDS encoding LIC12162 family transferase encodes the protein MFLVYTSNEDFWDKEQKIIFMSESCKLYKRKEMWKNLDTETVENIWNDYENNQSRVNYLNKLQDEVISHLKIKINNFTNKNYSDKFWRTILTPFLIYYITNFYDKYIHIKKAIELYNEKLSTYLLDENSYITIYDISEYLNIMKSEEWNLQVSSQIIRNLDEIKIIDIKKINNFNNKISENNFVVNKIKNYIWKFISILCYNSDVKLFSNQLTISQQIKLVIKSKLKIGINRCKKFSSNKKFLINKSLRSSYSEVDSDDEFYRILIKSLENNLPMQYLEQLDSMLLDSIKFYGNRVPKYILQDTVLYTNSHFALWFAYCAENGAMTIGIQHGGGYGNRLNNNSEEFELKINNYYITWGWKNCLYKTIPLPSPILINKFKNKKMTDSVILTGTLIQNYHSNYYSAPIGDQFLEYLNWQIRFAKSLDHKVRNKLIIRLFPEDSVWDIQQRLCDKLKKINIIRNNNPEDFKEKLAECRLFISDNMNTTFIQSLSLNKPTIIFWNCDHWVISKYSESYFKLLHEAGIFHSNPESAASKINEVFDYLEDWWYSEKVQYAVKIFIEQFGRSSLTWDKEWIDTINDIIFNDKLKSCKKIIGDINI